Proteins found in one Triticum urartu cultivar G1812 chromosome 4, Tu2.1, whole genome shotgun sequence genomic segment:
- the LOC125551309 gene encoding histone deacetylase HDT2-like, which translates to MLECSTKGVKGSWKLPKLAYEMKWASELTEVAEREESNLVKATTVEEEAYIASRVAEARRLEAARAAGAPEGTEDDDDDEEEDDADEEELAEERQEELGVGKVARAETTRKPEGEEPQVFELPCHLRSRGIQESAGTPPPRSAPVVRKSTTKTGCQEAVRRQPVRHVKLKPPSSQQELTGEGEASRSPSSPLPAIKRARETPPPPQYNMNDLLESVE; encoded by the coding sequence ATGCTAGAGTGCTCCACCAAGGGGGTCAAGGGAAGCTGGAAATTGCCCAAGCTGGCATATGAGATGAAATGGGCCTCTGAATTGACGGAGGTGGCTGAGCGAGAAGAGAGCAATCTCGTCAAAGCCACCACGGTGGAGGAGGAGGCATACATTGCTAGTAGGGTCGCAGAGGCCCGGAGGCTAGAAGCTGCAAGGGCTGCAGGCGCTCCTGAGGGCACCGaggatgatgatgacgacgaagaagaagatgatgctgATGAGGAAGAGCTTGCCGAGGAGAGGCAGGAGGAGCTTGGCGTAGGCAAAGTTGCTAGGGCAGAGACTACCAGGAAGCCCGAAGGGGAGGAACCCCAAGTCTTCGAGCTGCCGTGCCACCTCCGAAGCAGGGGTATACAAGAGTCTGCGGGCACTCCCCCGCCCCGATCTGCTCCCGTGGTGAGGAAATCAACCACCAAGACGGGGTGTCAGGAGGCAGTACGCCGGCAACCAGTACGACATGTCAAGCTCAAGCCCCCATCCTCTCAGCAAGAGCTTACAGGGGAGGGTGAGGCTTCCCGTTCGCCAAGCTCGCCACTGCCAGCCATCAAGAGGGCCAGGGAGACTCCCCCACCTCCTCAATATAACATGAACGACCTTCTTGAATCTGTTGAATAG